From Candidatus Amoebophilus asiaticus 5a2, the proteins below share one genomic window:
- a CDS encoding penicillin-binding protein activator LpoB: protein MEHRKIFSYLILLFLTLVSTECGSIKRISTSQVTDLSGRWNDTDARLVAEEMTQDVIKRPWRPSFISIYQRQPILVVGDILNKSHEHIDAEPFIKDIERELINAQSVRIVTHGAFREKVRKERQDQQDTNSTEVQKKLGRELGADFMLFGTINAIVDTKAEGKHRVVFYQVNLELADLATNEIVWIGDKKIKKYIRK, encoded by the coding sequence ATGGAACACAGAAAAATATTTAGCTACTTAATTCTACTATTTCTTACACTAGTATCTACAGAATGTGGCTCTATAAAACGTATTAGCACAAGCCAAGTTACAGATTTGAGTGGTAGATGGAATGATACGGATGCACGCCTAGTAGCAGAAGAAATGACGCAAGATGTTATTAAAAGGCCTTGGAGACCTAGCTTTATCAGCATATATCAACGCCAGCCTATACTAGTTGTAGGAGATATACTTAACAAAAGCCATGAACATATAGACGCAGAGCCTTTTATTAAAGATATAGAACGAGAACTCATCAATGCACAATCTGTAAGAATTGTAACACATGGTGCTTTTAGAGAAAAAGTCCGAAAAGAGAGACAAGATCAACAAGACACGAACTCTACTGAAGTACAGAAAAAGCTAGGACGAGAATTAGGTGCAGATTTTATGCTATTTGGCACTATTAATGCCATTGTAGATACCAAAGCAGAAGGAAAACACCGAGTTGTATTTTACCAAGTCAACTTAGAATTAGCAGATCTAGCAACCAATGAAATTGTTTGGATAGGTGATAAGAAGATAAAAAAGTATATCAGAAAATAG